In Actinomycetota bacterium, the sequence ATGCCGCCGTACGTGTTCGGCGGCAGCTTCCTCGACACGCTGGCGCCGGCCGAGCTGCGCACGATCGGGCGGCGGACGGCGCAGGTGCTCGCCGAGCTCCACGCGATCGACCTCGCCGGGCCCGACACGTCGTTCATCGCCCCTCGTGAGGGCGACGCGCTCGCCCGCCAGCTCGACGAGCAACGCCGGTACTACGACTGGGCCCGCGGCGACGACGTGGTCCCGATCATCGAGCGCGCCTTCGACCGGCTCGCGGGGAGCATCCCCTCCGACCCAGGGCCGACGGTGCTCAACTGGGGTGACGCCCGCCCGGGCAACGTGCTGTTCGACGACCACCTGCAGGTCACGGCCGTGCTCGACTGGGAGATGGTCAACCTCGGGCCGGCCGGCATCGACGTCGGCTGGACGATCTTCATGCACGAGTTCTTCCAGAGCCTGGCCGGTGTGTTCGACCTGCCCGGCTTCCCCGACTTCTGCCGGCCGGAGGACTTCGTCGCCGACTACGAGGCCGCCGGCGGCAGGCACGTCGAGGACCTCGACTGGTACCGCCTGTTCGCGTCGATGCGCTTCGCGATCATCTCCGTCCGCACGTCGAGCCGCGAGGTGGCCTACGGCAACCGCCCGGCGCCCGACGATCCCGAGGAGCTGCTGATGAACCGCAACCTCCTCGCCCGCCAGCTCGGCGAGGCCTGACGCGCGAGGTACTGCGCTACGCGCGCAACAGCTCCGGCCGCGAGTTGGCGACGAGGCGGCGAAGTCCGTCACGCCAACCCACCTGGGGCCGGAAACCGGTCGCCCGCAGCTTCGTCAGCTCGGGCACGATCGCCGGGATCGTCGCCTCGGTGTGCGCGAACTCGGGTGTGAGCCCGGTGAGCCGGCCGAGCTCGGCGCACCACTCCTCGACCGAGACCACCTCATCGCCACCCCAGTTGACGACTGCGGCCGGCACCGACGCGAGCGAGAGCAGGTAAGGGAGGCTGCGCACGATGTCGTCGGTGTGGATCGGCGAGTAGCTGCTCGGAGCGTCGGGGTGGACGGGCACCGGCAGGCCGCGCTCCATCATCGCCAGGTGGAACAG encodes:
- a CDS encoding phosphotransferase family protein; translation: MPLPTKRDPEALRRSLEHWFAQRLGAPCTVGELSIPEGTGMSSETLLFELGGLEQAGAAEHLVARVRPDMSDWPVFAVYDLGVQAGAMRLVGEHSRVPVPNVRFVESDEQYLGAPFIVMDRVHGRALPDMPPYVFGGSFLDTLAPAELRTIGRRTAQVLAELHAIDLAGPDTSFIAPREGDALARQLDEQRRYYDWARGDDVVPIIERAFDRLAGSIPSDPGPTVLNWGDARPGNVLFDDHLQVTAVLDWEMVNLGPAGIDVGWTIFMHEFFQSLAGVFDLPGFPDFCRPEDFVADYEAAGGRHVEDLDWYRLFASMRFAIISVRTSSREVAYGNRPAPDDPEELLMNRNLLARQLGEA